Proteins from a single region of Primulina tabacum isolate GXHZ01 chromosome 5, ASM2559414v2, whole genome shotgun sequence:
- the LOC142544479 gene encoding transcriptional regulator TAC1-like yields the protein MEPGEQTNSDTGSAENDPQPEKSNDENTGVGRSYGCTFCKRGFTNAQALGGHMNIHRKDKAKAKQKNQEEPSSKNTKTSEDHASSRSSFGQVLPVDRPQQREHRRPVDNYQDYFLSSNPSFLSANYRSGVPFWRLENKEDGKKDENLSLRIGFPPAAEEGRKENEEKDDQIDLELRLGHNP from the coding sequence ATGGAGCCCGGAGAACAGACAAATTCTGATACCGGAAGTGCTGAAAACGACCCACAGCCGGAGAAAAGCAACGATGAAAATACCGGTGTCGGAAGATCCTACGGCTGCACTTTCTGCAAACGCGGCTTCACGAACGCGCAGGCTTTAGGTGGGCACATGAACATACATAGGAAAGACAAGGCCAAGGCTAAGCAGAAGAATCAAGAGGAGCCCTCGTCCAAGAACACGAAAACGAGCGAAGATCACGCGAGTTCAAGGTCTAGTTTTGGCCAAGTACTACCTGTTGATCGGCCACAGCAACGAGAGCATCGTAGGCCTGTGGATAACTATCAAGATTACTTTTTATCATCAAACCCTAGTTTCCTATCTGCAAATTATCGGAGTGGCGTGCCGTTTTGGAGGCTAGAAAATAAGGAAGATGGTAAAAAAGATGAGAACCTGAGTTTGAGGATTGGATTCCCTCCTGCTGCTGAAGAGGGAAGAAAGGAAAATGAGGAGAAAGACGATCAAATCGATTTAGAGCTCCGGTTGGGACACAATCCGTGA
- the LOC142547696 gene encoding ethylene receptor 2-like has product MDAMLKTLASVMLILSFFVSVSASDNEFPRCSCDDEGFWSIESILECQRVSDFLIAVAYFSIPIELLYFVSCSNVPFKWVLFQFILFIVLCGMTHLLNGWTYGPHTFQLMLALTIFKFLTALVSFATAITLITLLPLLLKVKVREFMLWKKTWDLDREVGIIKKQKEAGWHVRMLTQEIRKSLDRHTILYSTLVELSKTLDLQNCAVWMPNTGRTEMNLTHELEGRNSSNTYSPIPTSNPDVREIKGSDRVKILDSESALAVASRGRTGEPGAVAAIRMPMLRVSNFKGGTPEMVPACYAILVLVLPDEPGRSWSNQELEIVEVVADQVAVALSHAAILEESQLMREKLVEQNRALQQAKQDALMASQARNAFQMVMSNGLRRPMHSILGLLSVLQDENLSNEQKLLVDAMVKTSNVLSTLITDVMETSTNDSGRFPLEISPFQLHSMIKEAACLCKCLCVYRGSDFVIEVDKSLPNHLMGDERRVFQVILHMVGNLLNGNKGGGCLMIRVCLTSGSQGWNEQKWGLRRTNLSDGCVFIRLEVGICHIVSPAEDRCLTDPYGVRRYFGGVEESLSFSACRKLVQLMQGDIWTITNPEGFDQSMALVLRFQTRPPLLSEHGESSEPLHSNSLFKGLKILLADADDVNRAVTKKLLEKLGCNVSAVSSGYECLTSLSPTLSSFRIIVLDLHMPDLDGFEVATRIRKFRSSSCPLIVALTASDDDDSRDRCMQIGMNGVIQKPGSLQGIAREIRHILLQSNRLM; this is encoded by the exons ATGGATGCAATGTTAAAGACattagcatctgtgatgttgatttTATCATTCTTTGTTTCGGTATCCGCATCTGATAATGAGTTTCCCCGTTGTAGTTGTGATGATGAGGGATTTTGGAGCATTGAGAGTATACTTGAATGCCAAAGAGTTAGCGACTTCTTGATTGCAGTGGCCTACTTTTCGATCCCCATTGAGCTTCTTTACTTTGTCAGCTGTTCCAACGTTCCATTTAAATGGGTGCTTTTTCAATTCATCTTGTTTATAGTTCTCTGTGGTATGACTCATTTGCTGAATGGCTGGACTTATGGTCCTCACACTTTTCAGCTAATGCTTGCTCTCaccattttcaaatttttaacgGCATTAGTTTCGTTCGCCACAGCAATAACCCTTATCACCCTTCTTCCCTTGTTGCTCAAAGTGAAGGTGAGAGAGTTTATGCTGTGGAAGAAGACTTGGGATCTTGATCGTGAGGTTGGCATTATAAAGAAACAGAAAGAAGCTGGTTGGCATGTTCGGATGCTGACTCAAGAGATTCGGAAGTCTCTTGATCGGCATACTATATTGTACTCAACTTTGGTTGAGTTATCTAAGACACTGGATTTGCAGAATTGTGCTGTTTGGATGCCAAATACAGGGCGGACTGAAATGAATCTAACTCATGAACTTGAAGGCCGGAACTCATCTAACACATACTCACCTATTCCGACCAGTAATCCTGACGTCAGGGAGATTAAGGGAAGCGATAGGGTTAAGATTCTTGATTCTGAGTCTGCTCTTGCTGTTGCAAGCAGAGGACGGACCGGTGAGCCTGGAGCTGTGGCTGCAATTCGGATGCCAATGCTAAGggtttcaaatttcaaaggtgGTACGCCAGAGATGGTTCCAGCCTGCTATGCGATTCTTGTTTTGGTTCTTCCAGATGAACCTGGTAGATCTTGGAGCAACCAGGAACTTGAGATAGTGGAGGTGGTTGCTGATCAGGTTGCCGTGGCTCTCTCACATGCTGCAATTCTGGAAGAATCTCAACTTATGCGAGAAAAATTAGTGGAACAAAATCGAGCACTGCAACAAGCAAAACAGGATGCACTAATGGCGAGCCAAGCTCGAAATGCATTTCAAATGGTAATGAGTAACGGTTTGAGAAGACCAATGCACTCAATTCTTGGTTTGCTCTCTGTTTTACAGgatgaaaatttatcaaatGAGCAAAAACTTCTGGTCGATGCTATGGTTAAGACCAGCAATGTTCTTTCAACCTTAATAACCGATGTAATGGAAACTTCAACTAATGATAGTGGAAGGTTCCCTTTAGAAATTAGCCCTTTTCAGCTACATTCTATGATAAAAGAAGCTGCGTGTCTTTGCAAGTGTCTCTGTGTTTATAGAGGATCTGATTTTGTGATAGAGGTCGATAAGTCCTTACCCAATCATTTGATGGGCGATGAAAGACGAGTATTTCAAGTTATTCTACATATGGTTGGGAATTTGTTGAATGGAAACAAAGGAGGAGGGTGTCTTATGATCCGAGTATGCTTGACAAGCGGAAGTCAAGGATGGAATGAACAAAAATGGGGCCTTCGAAGGACAAACTTATCTGATGGGTGCGTGTTTATCAGGCTTGAAGTTGGGATATGCCACATTGTTTCTCCGGCAGAAGACAGATGTCTCACGGACCCGTATGGTGTCCGAAGATACTTTGGAGGGGTTGAGGAAAGTTTGAGCTTTAGTGCTTGCCGAAAATTAGTGCAG CTAATGCAAGGAGACATATGGACAATAACAAATCCAGAGGGGTTCGATCAAAGCATGGCTCTTGTTCTGCGTTTTCAAACCCGGCCACCGCTGTTATCAGAACATGGGGAATCGTCAGAACCCTTGCATTCGAACTCACTCTTTAAAGGGCTCAAAATCCTTTTAGCAGATGCCGATGATGTCAACCGTGCTGTGACAAAGAAGTTACTCGAGAAATTGGGATGCAACGTCTCTGCTGTCTCATCCGGATACGAGTGCCTTACCTCCCTTAGTCCTACCTTGTCTTCATTCCGAATTATCGTTCTTGATCTTCACATGCCGGATTTGGATGGCTTTGAAGTCGCCACAAGGATACGGAAATTTCGGAGCAGTAGCTGCCCGTTGATTGTTGCATTAACGGCAAGCGATGACGACGATTCGAGGGACAGATGCATGCAAATCGGGATGAATGGAGTGATCCAAAAACCAGGTTCTTTACAAGGGATAGCTAGAGAAATTAGGCATATACTCCTGCAGTCAAATAGATTGATGTAA